The region AGGCGCGCGTCGTGGCCCGAGCATGATGCCGGGTGGCGATAAAGATGCCTACAACGTAATGAAGCCTATTTTTGAGGCCATTGCCGCCAAAGTTGATGGTGTACCTTGCGTAACCTACATTGGTCCGGGTGCATCTGGTCACTTTGTTAAAATGGTGCACAACGGTATCGAGTATGGTATTATGCAGCTGATTGCTGAAACCTACGAGATCCTGAAAAAAGGTTTGAAACTGGATAACGACGAGATTGGTAAAATTTTTGCCGAGTGGAACGAAGGTCGTCTGCAGTCATTCCTGCTGGATATCACCAAGGATATTTTCAAATTCAAAGCACCGGGTACCGATCATTTATTATTAGATGATATTAAAGACGAGGCCCGTGCCAAAGGTACCGGTAAATGGACATCGCAAGTGGCTATGGACCTGCAGGCACCTATCCCTACGGTAGACACCGCGGTAGCCATGCGCGATCTGTCGAAATACAAACAACTGCGTGAAAAAGCAGCTTCACTGTACGCTAAAGACCCAATTGTATTGGATGCCGATAAAGCCGAGCTGGTAGCTGCATTGGAGCAGGCGTTCTATTTCACCATGATCATCAGCTACGCACAGGGCATGCATTTGCTGTCGAACGCATCAGCAGAGTATAACTATGACCTGCACCTGGGCGAAATCGCCAAGATCTGGAGAGGCGGCTGTATTATCCGTTCAAAATTCCTGAACGATATTTTCAAAGCTTACGAAAAAGATGCCAAACTGGAACACCTGCTGCTGGATTCAAACGTACAGTCGATTGTAGAAAGCGTGGTACCAGGCATCAGAAAAGTATTGTCAAAAACTATTGCTGCCGGGGTAGCTGCACCAGCCTACGCCGCATCGTTAAGTTACTTCGACGCTTTCCGCAGTGCAAGAATGCCATCCAACCTGATCCAGGCTCAGCGCGACTATTTCGGCGCGCATACTTACGAGCTGATCGGCAAAGAAGGCACCTTCCATACACAATGGTCGCCAGAAGATTAGTATCAAGTAGCTAGTATCAAGTATCAAGATTTTTCATGTGCTATCAATGCCGTTTTTAGTCTTGATACTTGATACTAGCTACTTGATACTAGCTAAATACTAATGAATAAAGAGAGTTAATATCAGGTATCAGAACAGGAATGCATAATTTCAAGGAACTGAAAGTATGGAAAGCAGGAATCGAAATATCGAAAATTGTATTTCAATTATGCAAAGCTTTACCTGCCGAAGAGAAATATGGATTAATTTCCCAAATGATACGATCGGCTATTTCAATACCTTCTAATATTGCAGAAGGTTGCGGAAGAA is a window of Mucilaginibacter inviolabilis DNA encoding:
- the gndA gene encoding NADP-dependent phosphogluconate dehydrogenase, with protein sequence MSATDNKYAFGMIGLGVMGRSLLLNMADHGFAVAGHDKDTTKVASLNEEAGDRAAKGFSDVKEFIQSLTTPRAIMMLVPAGKIVDSVIEELTPLLEKGDILIDGGNSHFTDTNRRVEELEAIGLHFFGMGVSGGEEGARRGPSMMPGGDKDAYNVMKPIFEAIAAKVDGVPCVTYIGPGASGHFVKMVHNGIEYGIMQLIAETYEILKKGLKLDNDEIGKIFAEWNEGRLQSFLLDITKDIFKFKAPGTDHLLLDDIKDEARAKGTGKWTSQVAMDLQAPIPTVDTAVAMRDLSKYKQLREKAASLYAKDPIVLDADKAELVAALEQAFYFTMIISYAQGMHLLSNASAEYNYDLHLGEIAKIWRGGCIIRSKFLNDIFKAYEKDAKLEHLLLDSNVQSIVESVVPGIRKVLSKTIAAGVAAPAYAASLSYFDAFRSARMPSNLIQAQRDYFGAHTYELIGKEGTFHTQWSPED